One Myxococcales bacterium genomic region harbors:
- a CDS encoding PEGA domain-containing protein — MGVVLVEGSASRREVSTSPERAEGEARARDLGEVDTGKKAKSRGKSRVAGNHGGRALRRLSSPWRVGAPLSLAWAAGKHEEARLKYVQAYAVLKFPGVLFNLARAEMTVGHDVEAYKLFRDFLKMPQTDLDRSMLARKYYGELAKKVSLVTVSATTPKGTKVIIDGVDAGETPLAEPIVVSAGTHDIVLRYADKEKKSPVSCPLSQTVTVELEVKEDPKVPITPPAEKGEKGSWLVPGVLAGVGVVGLGVGIGLGAASGSKGGDAATLARGGACADLGSAACKEAQDGASSASGLGTGSVIGYVAGGAFLGAAVISTLIIKPWVERPRRITIHPGFGGATVVGTF; from the coding sequence ATGGGCGTCGTGCTTGTCGAGGGCTCCGCGTCGCGCCGCGAGGTCTCTACCTCCCCTGAGCGCGCGGAGGGCGAAGCCCGAGCACGCGATTTGGGGGAGGTCGACACGGGGAAGAAAGCAAAATCGCGGGGAAAAAGCCGGGTCGCGGGGAACCACGGGGGCCGAGCGCTTCGCAGGCTTTCTTCCCCGTGGCGGGTGGGGGCACCTCTTTCTCTGGCTTGGGCGGCAGGGAAACATGAAGAAGCACGGCTGAAATATGTGCAGGCGTATGCGGTTCTGAAGTTTCCCGGAGTGTTGTTCAATTTGGCTCGGGCTGAGATGACCGTGGGTCACGATGTCGAGGCGTATAAGCTCTTTCGTGACTTCTTGAAGATGCCGCAGACCGACTTGGATCGGTCGATGTTGGCTCGGAAGTATTATGGAGAGCTGGCGAAGAAGGTCTCGCTCGTCACCGTAAGCGCCACGACGCCGAAGGGCACCAAGGTCATCATCGACGGAGTCGACGCGGGCGAAACGCCGCTCGCCGAGCCGATCGTGGTCAGCGCCGGCACCCACGACATCGTGTTGCGCTATGCCGATAAGGAGAAGAAGTCTCCCGTGTCGTGCCCGTTGTCGCAGACGGTGACCGTGGAGCTCGAAGTGAAGGAAGACCCGAAGGTTCCCATCACGCCGCCCGCGGAAAAAGGCGAGAAGGGGAGCTGGCTCGTCCCCGGAGTACTAGCCGGAGTGGGCGTGGTGGGCCTGGGAGTCGGGATAGGCCTCGGCGCGGCTTCGGGATCGAAGGGCGGCGATGCGGCGACGCTTGCGCGCGGTGGTGCGTGTGCGGACCTCGGGAGCGCGGCATGCAAAGAGGCGCAAGATGGAGCGTCTTCCGCGAGTGGTCTTGGGACGGGCAGCGTAATTGGGTACGTGGCCGGTGGTGCATTCCTCGGCGCGGCCGTCATCAGCACTCTGATCATCAAACCGTGGGTGGAACGTCCGCGGCGTATCACGATACATCCCGGGTTCGGCGGAGCCACGGTTGTCGGAACGTTCTGA
- a CDS encoding endonuclease domain-containing protein → MPPSRARARLAPALSRLSLHLRRWHGACAFPRVAGSPHGLEVPLRSRFLASPLSPRLTLHARAMRSSPTPSERILWLHLRNSALGVRFRRQVPLDRFIVDFFAPSRSLAIEVDGASHPAHSAYDTARDARLASLGVRTLRFKAWVVERDIHSVLRAIRGAL, encoded by the coding sequence ATGCCGCCCTCGCGAGCTCGCGCACGCCTCGCGCCAGCTCTCTCTCGCCTCTCTCTTCACCTGCGTCGCTGGCACGGGGCCTGCGCGTTTCCTCGCGTTGCCGGCAGTCCCCACGGCTTGGAGGTTCCTTTGCGCTCTCGTTTTCTCGCCTCTCCTCTGTCCCCTCGTCTCACCCTTCACGCTCGCGCCATGCGCTCTTCACCCACTCCCTCCGAGCGCATCCTCTGGCTCCACCTGCGCAATTCCGCCCTCGGCGTCCGCTTTCGCAGGCAGGTCCCACTCGACCGCTTCATCGTCGACTTCTTTGCCCCCTCCCGCTCCCTCGCCATCGAGGTCGACGGCGCTTCCCACCCCGCGCATTCCGCCTACGACACCGCGCGTGATGCACGTCTCGCCTCCCTCGGCGTACGCACTCTCCGCTTCAAGGCTTGGGTCGTCGAGCGCGATATCCACTCCGTGCTTCGTGCCATTCGCGGGGCGCTCTAG
- a CDS encoding DUF1565 domain-containing protein, protein MKTKTILVLAAFGIGASALAGCPSTFSVCDEGPCGTADGSTPETGPGPDVSIPDAGKDGDPVPTGCDTPTAPAKNPEKCLTDEFGAYVAPNGNDANPGTKAQPYKTIGKALESARTRIVVCEGDYAGSVEVKRGVEVYGGVSCDFTKAGGKAKIVSSKAAYGVKVEKVSDAVVLADVEVVGANGATPSESSVGVFVTESGNVKVLRSRIEAGDGADAPAKRDGNYTFPADAALKGANGDDKGNGTVTDDTGGAGGSTGACPGGGTSSGGKGGDFGFQGVDGAPRPPGGAKGGVGDCSAMGGGFSGDPGSAGTLQPGASRVATLSATGLVGSGGEAGGNGGPGGAGGGGYGFSGAGGGGGAGGCGGQGGFGGGAGGSSVALASFASTVTLEGTELVAKVAKPGGAGGSGQTGQNGGARGVGSNLACNGGNGAKGGDGGAGGGGAGGVAAGIVWSGKEPTKDAATKVTRPAGPAPAGGMGGAGASNKGVDGTHADVFEVK, encoded by the coding sequence ATGAAGACAAAGACGATTTTGGTGCTGGCGGCCTTTGGTATCGGAGCGAGCGCGCTCGCAGGCTGTCCCTCGACGTTCTCGGTGTGCGATGAAGGCCCGTGCGGCACGGCGGACGGGTCGACGCCCGAAACGGGCCCCGGCCCGGACGTGAGCATTCCCGACGCCGGCAAAGATGGAGATCCCGTCCCGACGGGCTGCGACACTCCGACGGCGCCCGCGAAGAACCCCGAGAAGTGCCTGACGGACGAGTTCGGTGCGTACGTCGCCCCGAATGGCAACGACGCGAACCCCGGGACGAAGGCGCAGCCGTACAAGACGATCGGGAAAGCGCTGGAGAGCGCGCGGACGCGTATCGTGGTGTGCGAGGGGGACTACGCCGGGAGCGTGGAGGTGAAGCGAGGTGTGGAGGTGTACGGGGGAGTGAGCTGCGACTTCACGAAGGCGGGCGGGAAAGCGAAGATCGTGTCGTCGAAGGCGGCGTACGGCGTAAAGGTCGAGAAAGTCAGCGACGCGGTGGTGCTCGCCGACGTGGAGGTCGTGGGAGCGAACGGAGCGACCCCGAGCGAGAGCAGCGTAGGAGTGTTCGTGACGGAGAGCGGCAATGTGAAGGTGCTGCGTTCGCGCATCGAAGCGGGAGACGGAGCGGACGCCCCCGCGAAACGAGATGGCAACTACACGTTCCCTGCCGACGCGGCGCTGAAAGGCGCCAACGGGGACGACAAGGGAAATGGCACGGTCACCGACGACACCGGGGGAGCGGGTGGCTCCACGGGAGCCTGTCCGGGTGGCGGAACGAGCAGCGGTGGCAAAGGGGGCGACTTCGGCTTCCAGGGTGTCGACGGTGCACCGCGACCGCCTGGAGGCGCAAAGGGGGGAGTTGGGGACTGCAGCGCCATGGGTGGCGGATTCAGCGGGGATCCCGGGTCTGCAGGCACCCTTCAACCGGGCGCTAGCCGGGTTGCAACCCTATCGGCAACGGGACTTGTCGGGAGTGGAGGAGAGGCGGGTGGTAACGGAGGCCCGGGTGGAGCGGGTGGTGGCGGATATGGATTCAGTGGCGCCGGAGGCGGCGGGGGCGCCGGAGGCTGCGGCGGGCAGGGCGGATTCGGCGGCGGAGCTGGCGGCTCGAGTGTCGCGTTGGCGTCGTTCGCGAGCACGGTGACGCTGGAGGGGACGGAGCTCGTGGCGAAGGTGGCCAAGCCCGGCGGAGCCGGAGGGAGCGGCCAAACCGGTCAAAACGGCGGAGCTCGCGGAGTCGGCAGTAACCTCGCGTGCAATGGTGGCAACGGGGCCAAAGGTGGAGACGGGGGAGCGGGCGGAGGTGGCGCCGGAGGGGTAGCGGCGGGTATCGTCTGGTCTGGCAAGGAGCCGACGAAAGACGCGGCGACGAAGGTGACCCGCCCGGCTGGGCCTGCTCCGGCGGGTGGCATGGGCGGCGCGGGAGCGAGCAACAAGGGCGTCGACGGAACGCACGCGGACGTGTTCGAGGTGAAGTAG
- a CDS encoding PEGA domain-containing protein, with protein MNAKNTTAALFAAATVLVAPMAYADTPAEAEAKARFEEGNKAWAAGKHEEARLKYVQAYAVLKFPGVLFNLARAEMTVGHDVEAYRLFRDFLKMPQTDLDRSMLARKYYGELAKKVSLVSVSATTPKGTKVIIDGVDAGETPLAEPIVVSAGTHDIVLRYADKEKKSPVSCPLSQTVTVELEVKEDPKVPITPPAEKGEKGSWLVPGVLAGVGVVGLGVGIGLGAASGSATSDGKALAQGGACADLSSAACATAKDKEGSASGLATVSIVGYVAGGAFVAAAVISAVVIAPWRERSKKTSNLWVSPTVGGGAFGGSF; from the coding sequence ATGAACGCGAAGAATACGACAGCCGCACTCTTTGCCGCCGCGACGGTGCTCGTGGCGCCGATGGCGTACGCCGATACACCGGCGGAGGCGGAGGCGAAGGCGAGATTCGAAGAGGGCAATAAGGCGTGGGCTGCGGGGAAACATGAGGAAGCGCGTCTGAAATATGTGCAGGCGTATGCGGTGCTGAAGTTTCCCGGGGTGTTGTTCAATTTGGCTCGGGCTGAGATGACGGTGGGGCACGATGTCGAGGCGTATAGGCTCTTTCGTGACTTCCTGAAGATGCCGCAAACCGATCTCGATCGGTCGATGTTGGCTCGGAAGTATTATGGAGAGCTGGCGAAGAAGGTGTCGCTGGTGTCTGTGAGCGCCACGACGCCGAAGGGCACCAAAGTGATCATCGACGGAGTCGACGCGGGAGAAACCCCGCTCGCCGAGCCGATCGTGGTCAGTGCCGGCACCCACGACATCGTGCTGCGATATGCCGATAAGGAGAAGAAGTCTCCCGTGTCGTGCCCGTTGTCGCAGACGGTGACCGTGGAGCTCGAGGTGAAGGAAGATCCGAAGGTTCCCATCACGCCGCCCGCGGAAAAAGGCGAGAAGGGGAGCTGGCTAGTCCCCGGAGTGCTCGCCGGAGTGGGGGTGGTAGGCTTGGGAGTGGGGATTGGCCTCGGCGCGGCTTCGGGTAGCGCGACCTCGGATGGAAAGGCGTTGGCCCAGGGGGGAGCGTGCGCCGACCTGTCGAGCGCCGCGTGCGCTACGGCAAAAGACAAGGAGGGCTCGGCGAGCGGGCTCGCGACGGTGAGCATCGTCGGATACGTGGCGGGAGGGGCGTTCGTCGCTGCGGCCGTGATTTCGGCTGTAGTCATCGCGCCGTGGAGAGAACGGTCGAAGAAGACCTCGAATCTTTGGGTATCCCCCACGGTCGGTGGTGGGGCTTTTGGCGGTAGCTTTTGA
- a CDS encoding protein kinase → MTKPWGPQEEAREIRSPEVGKVLFGTKYLIVAKLGRGGMGEVFEVVKPPQIMGVLKRLAPEMAKFPKAKELFLTEVRALAELDHPHIVRVQDFDTDGFGVPFMVMERLTGRNVADLIEKRGRVEPDEAYEITRQLLDALHVAHTHDTPVVHRDIKPENIFLHQPRHGEPVLKLIDFGLVAEAGTQEKDFAGSIHYAAPEQILGEPVTGSADLYAVGGVLYEMLSGRMPYDAPTATEVGRAKVKHKPKPLAKLAPWVPEPVARLVLQALEREPEKRPPSAKAFREALDAAVGYRAPNEAVRGRAAIPAVTKVRVPPPGGKGRTAPMPSGAGSASFSDDTLLKAGLPSRPVRLGELWLEIVAGLVVGLVMLGLVHAMVSP, encoded by the coding sequence ATGACGAAGCCCTGGGGCCCCCAAGAAGAGGCTCGGGAGATCCGCTCGCCCGAGGTGGGCAAGGTGCTCTTCGGCACCAAGTACCTCATCGTGGCCAAGCTCGGTCGCGGCGGCATGGGCGAGGTCTTCGAGGTCGTGAAGCCCCCGCAGATCATGGGAGTGCTCAAGAGGCTCGCGCCCGAGATGGCGAAGTTCCCCAAGGCCAAGGAGCTCTTCTTGACCGAGGTGCGCGCGCTCGCCGAGCTCGACCACCCTCACATCGTGCGCGTGCAAGACTTCGACACCGACGGCTTCGGCGTGCCCTTCATGGTGATGGAGCGCCTCACCGGCCGTAACGTCGCGGATCTCATCGAGAAACGGGGCCGCGTCGAGCCCGACGAGGCCTACGAGATCACGCGCCAGCTCCTCGACGCGCTCCACGTCGCGCACACGCACGACACGCCTGTCGTCCACCGCGACATCAAGCCCGAGAACATCTTTCTTCATCAGCCGAGGCACGGAGAGCCCGTGCTCAAGCTCATCGACTTCGGGCTCGTGGCCGAGGCCGGCACGCAAGAGAAAGACTTCGCCGGTTCGATCCACTACGCCGCGCCCGAGCAAATCCTCGGCGAGCCCGTGACGGGCAGCGCGGATCTCTACGCGGTGGGCGGGGTGCTCTACGAGATGCTCTCCGGGCGCATGCCGTACGACGCGCCCACGGCCACCGAGGTCGGGCGCGCGAAGGTCAAACACAAGCCGAAGCCGCTCGCGAAGCTCGCGCCGTGGGTGCCGGAGCCCGTGGCGAGGCTCGTGCTTCAGGCGCTCGAGCGTGAGCCCGAGAAGCGACCCCCGAGCGCGAAGGCCTTTCGTGAGGCGCTCGACGCGGCGGTGGGCTACCGCGCGCCGAACGAGGCGGTGCGAGGCCGCGCGGCCATCCCGGCGGTCACCAAGGTGCGGGTGCCTCCGCCCGGGGGAAAAGGGCGCACGGCTCCGATGCCTTCGGGGGCCGGGTCCGCGTCGTTCTCGGACGACACGCTGCTCAAGGCCGGCCTGCCCTCGCGCCCGGTGCGTCTCGGCGAGCTCTGGCTCGAGATCGTGGCGGGCCTCGTCGTGGGGCTCGTGATGCTCGGCCTCGTGCACGCGATGGTGTCGCCATGA